The following coding sequences are from one Macaca nemestrina isolate mMacNem1 chromosome 1, mMacNem.hap1, whole genome shotgun sequence window:
- the LOC105494575 gene encoding delta-type opioid receptor isoform X2: MKTATNIYIFNLALADALATSTLPFQSAKYLMKTWPFGELLCKAVLSIDYYNMFTSIFTLTMMSVDRYIAVCHPVKALDFRTPAKAKLINICIWVLASGIGVPIMVMAVTRPRDGAVVCMLQFPSPSWYWDTVTKICVFLFAFVVPILIITVCYGLMLLRLRSVRLLSGSKEKDRSLRRITRMVLVVVGAFVVCWAPIHIFVIVWTLVDIDRRDPLVVAALHLCIALGYANSSLNPVLYAFLDENFKRCFRQLCRKPCGRPDPSSFSRAREATARERVTACTPSDGPGGGAAA; this comes from the exons ATGAAGACGGCCACCAACATCTACATCTTCAACCTGGCCTTGGCTGATGCGCTGGCCACCAGCACGCTGCCTTTCCAGAGTGCCAAGTACCTGATGAAGACGTGGCCCTTCGGCGAGCTGCTCTGCAAGGCTGTGCTCTCCATCGACTACTACAATATGTTCACCAGCATCTTCACGCTCACCATGATGAGTGTCGACCGCTACATCGCTGTCTGCCACCCTGTCAAGGCCCTGGACTTCCGCACGCCTGCCAAGGCCAAGCTGATCAACATCTGTATCTGGGTCCTGGCCTCAGGCATTGGCGTGCCCATCATGGTCATGGCTGTGACCCGTCCCAGGG ATGGGGCGGTGGTGTGCATGCTCCAGTTCCCCAGCCCCAGCTGGTACTGGGACACGGTGACCAAGATCTGCGTGTTCCTCTTCGCCTTCGTGGTGCCCATCCTCATCATCACCGTGTGCTACGGCCTCATGCTGCTGCGCCTGCGCAGTGTGCGCCTGCTGTCGGGCTCCAAGGAGAAGGACCGCAGCCTACGGCGCATCACGCggatggtgctggtggtggtgggcgccttcGTGGTGTGTTGGGCGCCCATCCACATATTCGTCATCGTCTGGACGCTGGTGGATATCGACCGGCGCGACCCGCTGGTGGTGGCCGCGCTGCACCTGTGCATCGCTCTGGGCTACGCCAATAGCAGTCTCAACCCCGTGCTCTACGCCTTCCTTGACGAGAACTTCAAGCGCTGCTTCCGCCAGCTCTGCCGCAAGCCCTGTGGCCGCCCGGACCCCAGCAGCTTCAGCCGCGCCCGCGAAGCCACGGCCCGCGAGCGGGTCACCGCCTGCACCCCGTCCGACGGTCCCGGCGGTGGCGCCGCCGCCTGA